A window of Moritella sp. Urea-trap-13 contains these coding sequences:
- a CDS encoding porin: MKKTILATAILLAGAANAAEVYNNEGTTVSLGGSFRGHVAIDSSDEVNFEDAGSRFDIKAAKELDNGLKAFGQMEIKYKDVDSLDTLYVNNAFLGLEHDVYGKLILGKKLGLNDDLVMNDFSYENGVYNHQSADAGSDTQDQLEYTKAFGGASVVVGLIDQDTYSIGGTYEVAGLSLGVAYNIKNDAKVGATNATSDNSALIVGAQYSLDALTLGVQYQALEVNSADISAYGFGAHYAIGQAGVYAMYDILDGDAKSDEGSELVVGADYEIAKDVKTYAEFNTSDNEVTGSDNTLWLGARVYF, translated from the coding sequence ATGAAAAAGACTATTCTTGCTACTGCAATTTTACTAGCTGGCGCTGCAAACGCTGCTGAAGTTTATAACAACGAAGGTACTACAGTTTCTTTAGGTGGTTCTTTCCGTGGTCACGTTGCTATTGACAGCTCTGATGAAGTTAATTTTGAAGATGCTGGTTCACGTTTCGATATTAAAGCAGCTAAAGAACTAGACAATGGTCTTAAAGCATTCGGTCAAATGGAAATTAAATATAAAGACGTTGATTCTCTTGACACTTTATATGTAAACAATGCTTTCCTTGGTTTAGAACATGACGTATATGGTAAACTGATTCTAGGTAAAAAACTGGGTCTGAATGATGATCTAGTAATGAACGATTTCTCATACGAGAATGGCGTTTATAACCACCAATCTGCTGACGCAGGTTCTGATACTCAAGACCAACTTGAATATACTAAAGCATTCGGCGGCGCATCAGTAGTTGTTGGTCTAATCGACCAAGATACTTACTCTATCGGTGGTACATACGAAGTTGCTGGTCTATCTCTTGGTGTTGCTTACAACATTAAAAATGATGCAAAAGTTGGTGCAACTAATGCTACATCAGACAACTCTGCTTTAATCGTAGGCGCACAATACTCACTTGACGCATTAACGTTAGGTGTTCAATACCAAGCATTAGAAGTTAATAGTGCTGATATTTCTGCATACGGTTTTGGTGCTCATTACGCTATAGGTCAAGCTGGCGTATACGCTATGTATGACATCTTAGACGGCGATGCAAAATCTGATGAAGGTTCTGAGCTAGTTGTTGGTGCTGATTACGAAATCGCTAAAGACGTAAAAACATATGCTGAATTTAATACTTCAGACAATGAAGTTACAGGTTCTGATAACACTCTTTGGTTAGGTGCTCGTGTATACTTCTAA
- a CDS encoding YjbH domain-containing protein, whose amino-acid sequence MSIKASLFTSLSLAISYSAIAEVENLLSAQSFTGALLTPNAQVIDYGDFSLLYGQGVPFQNHIADLDNLFFAAGFAPGFEAGGRIVTQTYSCNLYTESGCGIRDLSASAKYQLPFVYDYTGFNVAIGGQDIGGAANNFATYYAVADYEFDALPVRFSAGYGKSDMTMGIMDGPFGSIELQPLSFVQFIGEYDSTEFNGAVKVFTPEDLLPYGAQVALQYQVYNGHESANVNKENETMWALNASMPFMNYNFTQADAYAKDKTLALSDTIHIAQAQSSSASLTELKKALVDEGFINVQLGSKDAKVIVSLENRRYNHNQMDGVGVALGIISSHLGNDIYNDLGIEAGNQAFELFTLVNDIPMMQVSTSAVCYRAFVKTGESCTDIKFSTSMLTEVIKEGNWLESNNESGFGRTQIILSPALQHRDATEYGVFDYSLALATNVYTTLWSGAAVDVRHLLPVSNSDDFEDGEIWADSRYESEIDRVLIHQTFRLPFDVTNQTSVGIIRTNYQGLMNETNWTSPEGRHSFDFQISQFSHADERDKNGYYIEDRDTALSSYTLSVPEFSWQGTVEGGNYWGGDSGYKITSTHWLGDAKLQATYQSTTAVNSNEAEEFISLGVSIPLTLWRDMKPGYVQLRGTDQFTYALQTRIGKSHNNLNTGMGSSINLQHNLARQYYNDDRMSPKYFESNVYRLRNAYLKYLTL is encoded by the coding sequence ATGTCTATCAAAGCAAGCTTATTCACAAGCCTTAGCTTAGCAATTTCCTATTCTGCTATCGCTGAAGTTGAGAACTTACTTTCCGCCCAGAGTTTTACCGGTGCGCTATTAACGCCTAATGCACAAGTTATCGATTACGGTGATTTTTCACTATTATATGGCCAAGGTGTACCTTTTCAAAATCACATCGCTGACTTAGATAATCTATTCTTCGCCGCTGGTTTTGCGCCAGGGTTTGAAGCCGGTGGTCGTATCGTTACCCAAACTTATTCTTGTAACCTATACACAGAATCAGGTTGTGGTATACGAGACCTTTCAGCTTCTGCTAAATATCAACTGCCTTTTGTATATGATTACACAGGTTTCAATGTTGCAATTGGCGGTCAGGATATCGGTGGTGCAGCAAACAATTTTGCAACCTATTATGCCGTAGCGGATTATGAATTTGATGCGTTACCAGTGCGTTTTAGTGCTGGTTATGGTAAATCAGACATGACAATGGGTATCATGGATGGTCCTTTTGGCTCTATCGAATTACAACCCCTGTCTTTCGTACAATTTATTGGTGAATATGATTCAACAGAGTTCAATGGCGCCGTAAAAGTATTTACCCCCGAAGACTTATTACCATATGGCGCACAGGTGGCATTACAATATCAAGTGTATAACGGCCATGAGTCAGCCAATGTAAATAAAGAAAATGAAACAATGTGGGCGTTAAACGCCAGCATGCCATTTATGAACTACAACTTCACTCAAGCTGATGCGTACGCTAAAGATAAAACATTAGCCTTAAGTGACACTATACACATAGCACAAGCACAAAGTTCATCAGCTAGTCTGACAGAGCTTAAAAAGGCTTTAGTCGATGAAGGTTTTATCAACGTACAGCTCGGTAGTAAAGACGCTAAAGTTATTGTATCGCTAGAAAACCGTCGCTATAACCATAACCAAATGGATGGTGTCGGGGTCGCATTAGGAATTATTAGTAGCCACTTAGGCAATGATATTTATAACGATTTAGGTATCGAAGCTGGCAACCAAGCGTTTGAACTATTTACCTTGGTTAATGATATTCCCATGATGCAAGTGAGCACCTCAGCGGTTTGTTATCGCGCCTTTGTAAAAACTGGTGAATCTTGCACTGATATCAAGTTCTCAACTTCCATGCTAACCGAAGTAATCAAAGAAGGTAATTGGCTAGAAAGCAATAATGAGTCAGGCTTTGGTCGTACTCAAATTATTTTATCTCCAGCGTTACAACATAGAGATGCCACTGAATACGGTGTATTTGATTATTCACTCGCACTAGCAACCAACGTATATACTACATTATGGTCTGGTGCAGCGGTTGATGTTCGTCATTTACTGCCAGTTTCAAATAGTGATGATTTTGAAGATGGTGAAATCTGGGCTGACAGCCGCTATGAAAGTGAGATAGATCGGGTCTTAATTCATCAAACATTCCGTTTGCCTTTTGATGTAACTAACCAAACATCTGTTGGTATTATCAGGACCAACTACCAAGGTTTAATGAATGAAACTAACTGGACATCACCCGAGGGGCGACATAGCTTCGATTTCCAAATTAGCCAGTTTTCACATGCCGATGAGCGTGATAAAAATGGCTATTATATAGAAGACCGAGATACAGCATTATCAAGCTATACCTTATCTGTCCCCGAGTTTAGTTGGCAAGGAACTGTCGAAGGCGGTAACTATTGGGGTGGTGACTCTGGCTACAAGATCACATCAACACACTGGCTAGGTGATGCTAAGCTACAAGCTACCTATCAATCAACAACAGCTGTAAATTCGAATGAAGCGGAGGAGTTTATCTCGTTAGGTGTTTCAATACCGCTGACGTTATGGCGTGATATGAAACCCGGTTATGTGCAGCTACGCGGTACGGATCAATTTACTTATGCACTGCAAACTAGGATTGGTAAATCACATAACAATTTAAATACTGGAATGGGATCATCAATTAATCTACAACACAACTTAGCTCGTCAATATTATAATGATGACAGAATGTCGCCAAAATATTTCGAATCAAACGTATATAGATTGCGTAATGCTTATTTAAAATATTTAACACTGTAA
- a CDS encoding mechanosensitive ion channel family protein, with protein sequence MHKIIRLSVSSRIVATLFIGMLLMLSNMPLVHANDAVYLSADYVPENNAPASNAITGNSSVDQRPASQPTSNNRDRRENKITDEDRSWRVLGPSKQRERNKEYHYKNDDMARFIFLMDARDRKNKLLASLALWPEHQEKLVNNLTDGQGADRFSSLFTIFILMLVCGFIVERIASVKMDSFSEGVAKEKDTSFKENLDYLLMRGFFQYVGIAIFALTAAFIAIYNYAETDPFRLLSLHALGLVVKIRSLKVLLRLIFAPYARGNRLFKIDCESASRLYWSILAFMAVYLTITTFWRILVVFSLDPILFALVIPSTGMILNVLSISFIWFNRRTIEAMFASSKQTSSAFTRFLRQTWTSVFTIWLFLAWAFWAMYEFLGYYKQADNFTPIWWLTFTYPILDRFIFVALGQLKRISWLQSHSFEQRCDKFINRVIIALRVIFAAVIFYHIDASFDHNAWEKLANSFGSFIQMFVDIIIVIIVAYAIWEVIQSAIERHLPVEMDDSGTSTLEGEGGGGGASRSETLLPLVRSFLMVFLFSSVLLMILSIVGVEIAPLLAGAGIVGIAVGFGAQKLVQDVISGIFFLLDDAFRRGEYIEAASLRGTVERISIRSITLRHHLGAVQTIPFGEMATVRNLSRDWITKKLEFRLDYRTDVEKVRKLIKKVGQKMLLHPEYGQHFLLPLKSQGVTRVEESALIFRMKFTCVPGEQWVIRREAFRLVQESLQDNGIEFAHRSVHVLTQHEGKEDLKDSIEKNAELAEKIGAAAALSASADIKRNDRIDSDYN encoded by the coding sequence ATGCACAAGATTATTCGTTTAAGTGTCTCCAGCCGTATTGTTGCGACATTATTTATTGGCATGTTGTTAATGCTAAGTAATATGCCATTAGTGCATGCAAATGATGCCGTTTATTTATCAGCAGACTATGTACCTGAAAATAATGCACCAGCAAGTAATGCCATAACAGGTAATTCATCGGTAGACCAACGACCAGCTAGTCAGCCCACAAGTAATAATCGGGATAGACGCGAGAATAAAATAACCGATGAAGATAGAAGTTGGCGTGTTTTAGGTCCTTCAAAACAACGCGAGCGTAATAAAGAGTATCATTATAAAAATGATGATATGGCGCGATTTATTTTCTTAATGGATGCCAGAGATCGTAAAAATAAGCTATTAGCTAGCTTGGCTCTGTGGCCTGAACATCAAGAAAAATTAGTTAATAATCTGACCGATGGTCAAGGCGCAGATCGTTTTTCATCTTTGTTTACCATTTTTATATTGATGCTGGTTTGTGGTTTTATTGTTGAACGTATTGCCAGTGTCAAAATGGACTCTTTTTCTGAGGGGGTTGCCAAAGAAAAAGATACTAGTTTCAAGGAAAATCTTGATTACTTATTAATGCGTGGTTTTTTTCAATATGTCGGTATTGCCATTTTTGCTTTAACAGCCGCGTTTATTGCTATTTATAACTATGCAGAAACAGACCCATTTCGACTACTCAGCCTGCATGCTTTAGGCTTGGTGGTGAAAATAAGATCGCTTAAGGTCTTATTAAGACTGATTTTTGCGCCTTATGCTCGCGGTAATCGATTATTTAAAATAGATTGTGAATCGGCAAGTCGTCTATATTGGTCAATTCTTGCCTTCATGGCTGTTTATCTGACTATTACCACCTTCTGGCGTATTCTCGTGGTGTTCTCGTTAGATCCAATTCTGTTTGCTTTGGTTATCCCTTCTACCGGTATGATCCTGAATGTACTGTCCATCAGCTTTATTTGGTTTAATCGCAGAACGATTGAAGCTATGTTTGCAAGTAGCAAACAGACTAGCTCTGCCTTTACTCGATTTTTACGCCAAACATGGACCAGTGTATTCACCATCTGGTTATTCCTGGCTTGGGCATTCTGGGCTATGTATGAGTTTTTGGGGTATTACAAGCAAGCTGATAACTTCACACCGATTTGGTGGTTGACGTTTACTTACCCTATATTAGACCGTTTCATTTTTGTCGCGCTTGGTCAGCTTAAACGCATCTCTTGGCTACAAAGTCATTCGTTTGAACAGCGTTGTGATAAATTTATTAATCGCGTGATTATAGCGCTTCGTGTGATCTTTGCCGCGGTGATTTTTTATCATATTGATGCTAGTTTTGATCATAATGCGTGGGAAAAATTAGCGAATAGTTTTGGCAGCTTCATCCAAATGTTTGTTGATATTATTATCGTTATCATTGTCGCTTATGCTATTTGGGAAGTTATTCAATCTGCGATAGAACGCCATTTACCGGTTGAGATGGATGACAGTGGCACATCGACACTGGAAGGTGAAGGCGGTGGCGGTGGTGCCTCTCGTTCTGAAACCTTACTGCCATTGGTGCGTTCATTTTTAATGGTGTTCTTATTTTCCAGTGTGCTACTAATGATCTTAAGTATTGTCGGTGTTGAGATTGCGCCGTTGTTAGCTGGTGCTGGTATCGTCGGTATCGCCGTCGGTTTTGGCGCTCAGAAATTGGTGCAGGATGTCATTTCAGGTATTTTCTTTTTACTTGATGATGCATTCCGTCGTGGTGAGTATATTGAAGCTGCGAGTTTACGCGGTACGGTTGAACGTATTTCTATTCGTTCGATTACATTGCGTCATCACCTTGGTGCCGTGCAAACCATACCCTTTGGTGAGATGGCGACTGTGCGAAACTTATCTCGAGATTGGATCACCAAGAAATTGGAGTTCAGATTAGATTATCGAACCGACGTTGAAAAAGTGCGGAAGCTGATCAAGAAGGTCGGACAGAAAATGTTATTGCATCCTGAATATGGTCAGCATTTTTTATTGCCGTTAAAATCGCAAGGGGTAACCAGAGTTGAAGAGTCTGCGCTTATCTTCCGAATGAAGTTTACCTGTGTACCCGGTGAACAATGGGTTATTCGCCGTGAAGCATTTAGACTGGTACAAGAATCATTACAGGACAACGGTATTGAATTTGCGCATCGTTCGGTACATGTGTTGACGCAACATGAAGGTAAAGAAGACCTTAAGGACAGCATAGAAAAAAATGCTGAACTGGCTGAAAAAATAGGTGCTGCAGCGGCATTAAGCGCGTCTGCGGATATTAAAAGGAACGATAGAATAGATTCGGATTATAATTAA
- a CDS encoding serine/threonine protein kinase encodes MKIKLLAIAVAGILLSGCNDDNVDASSKSVQAFDPAVQNMTAVAACDDGTTETSKTDFTGNAKFFNLAPQFSPETCSFQFTGLPGSNAVDVSNGKSMVGVTYSIPKGMAQANSPITASPMTTLIAKELAATGAVYSEATATTVLTSLGLGSLLNNGVSVTKLLSNTEAVLKELTTTNPTDASLLAATTAVLSDVLTASPDATAEALTTTASTLSENVIAANPAYPTSATGDTVYVDFDETEVKDYVQDVEDKIADPSLPEPTPPTPDLPKAKPVDPPTPPATGGGTGGGTGGSGGGSGD; translated from the coding sequence GTGAAAATTAAACTTCTAGCGATCGCAGTTGCCGGTATTCTATTATCAGGCTGTAACGATGATAACGTTGATGCATCATCTAAATCAGTTCAAGCATTCGATCCTGCAGTACAGAACATGACAGCTGTTGCAGCTTGCGATGACGGAACAACTGAAACAAGTAAAACAGATTTCACTGGTAACGCTAAATTTTTTAATCTAGCACCACAATTTTCACCAGAAACATGTTCATTCCAATTTACTGGTCTACCTGGTTCAAATGCTGTTGACGTATCAAATGGTAAGTCAATGGTAGGCGTAACGTACTCTATTCCTAAAGGAATGGCTCAAGCTAATAGTCCAATAACAGCATCTCCGATGACAACTCTGATTGCTAAAGAGTTAGCAGCAACTGGTGCAGTATATTCAGAAGCAACAGCAACAACTGTATTAACATCATTAGGCTTAGGTTCGTTACTTAATAATGGCGTGTCTGTAACTAAATTACTTTCAAATACAGAAGCAGTTTTAAAAGAATTAACTACTACTAATCCAACTGATGCGAGTCTTCTTGCAGCGACAACAGCAGTATTATCTGATGTATTAACAGCAAGCCCAGATGCAACAGCTGAAGCTCTAACAACTACAGCCTCTACACTATCTGAAAATGTAATAGCAGCAAATCCAGCTTACCCAACAAGCGCAACAGGCGATACTGTTTACGTAGATTTTGATGAAACTGAAGTTAAAGACTATGTTCAAGATGTAGAGGACAAAATAGCAGATCCATCACTTCCTGAACCTACACCACCAACACCAGATTTACCTAAAGCTAAACCAGTAGATCCACCGACTCCTCCAGCGACTGGTGGCGGCACTGGTGGCGGTACTGGTGGTAGTGGCGGTGGTAGTGGCGATTAA
- the sohB gene encoding protease SohB, whose amino-acid sequence MEFLSEYGIFLAKTLTFVLALLFVVVSIINLSSKQKKSNGRLEITNLSEQFQDVEDELRLHLVSEDEAKLLEKEQHKAEKKKHKAELKALKKAHKEKAKDKEAVKTEDVESRLFVLDFTAGIDAKEVASLREEITAILFVANEHDEVLVRLESGGGVVHGYGLASSQLERLKQANIKLTIAVDKVAASGGYMMACIADRIIAAPFAIVGSIGVVAQIPNFNRLLKKNNIDVEQLTAGEFKRTLTMFGENDESGREKFQQELEETHVLFKDFVSAHRPGMDIEKIATGEHWFGTHAHERGLVDTLQTSDDYLLKANKSQTIYTVKYVVRKKLAEKLAQAASMAMSISLNKFLQQSKYPHL is encoded by the coding sequence TTGGAATTTTTAAGTGAATACGGAATTTTCTTAGCGAAAACGCTAACATTCGTTCTAGCATTATTATTTGTAGTGGTCAGCATTATCAATCTTTCGTCTAAGCAGAAAAAGAGCAACGGGCGTTTAGAGATCACCAATTTATCAGAACAATTTCAAGATGTTGAAGATGAGTTACGATTACATCTTGTGTCTGAAGATGAAGCTAAATTATTAGAGAAAGAACAGCACAAGGCAGAAAAGAAAAAACATAAAGCTGAGTTGAAAGCGCTTAAAAAAGCGCACAAAGAAAAAGCCAAAGATAAAGAGGCGGTTAAAACGGAAGATGTTGAATCGCGTTTATTTGTACTCGATTTTACCGCCGGTATTGATGCTAAAGAAGTTGCCTCGCTGCGTGAAGAAATTACCGCTATTTTATTCGTTGCCAACGAGCACGATGAAGTCTTGGTACGTTTAGAAAGTGGTGGCGGTGTTGTGCATGGTTACGGCCTTGCAAGTTCGCAACTAGAACGTTTAAAACAAGCTAACATTAAGCTAACCATCGCGGTTGATAAAGTCGCTGCGAGTGGTGGTTACATGATGGCATGTATTGCTGACCGTATTATTGCAGCCCCGTTTGCTATTGTTGGTTCTATCGGCGTTGTGGCGCAAATTCCAAACTTCAATCGTCTATTGAAAAAGAACAATATTGATGTTGAACAGCTTACCGCTGGTGAGTTTAAACGCACACTAACAATGTTTGGCGAGAATGATGAGTCTGGACGTGAAAAATTCCAGCAAGAGCTTGAAGAAACGCACGTATTATTTAAAGATTTTGTAAGTGCTCACCGACCTGGGATGGATATTGAAAAGATTGCAACAGGCGAGCATTGGTTTGGTACCCATGCACACGAACGTGGGTTAGTGGATACTTTACAAACCAGTGATGATTACTTATTAAAAGCCAACAAGTCGCAAACCATTTACACAGTAAAATACGTAGTGCGTAAAAAATTAGCTGAAAAACTAGCTCAAGCTGCGTCAATGGCTATGTCGATAAGCTTAAATAAGTTTTTACAGCAAAGTAAGTACCCACATTTATAA
- the topA gene encoding type I DNA topoisomerase, whose translation MGRSLVIVESPAKAKTINKYLGKDYIVKSSVGHVRDLPTSGGAAKKRAGAPTLAQQTKGMTPEAKEKFKQKRDKKALYSRMGIDPENDWAATYQILPGKEKVVAELQQLAEKADVIYLATDLDREGEAIAWHLREIIGGDDSRFQRVTFNEITKTAIQEAFEQPSELNIDCVNAQQARRFLDRVVGYMVSPLLWQKIARGLSAGRVQSVAVRLIVDKERDIKAFIPEEFWDIHTDLVTSLGEPLRVEAVKYAGEAFKPVNEAQATKAVTDLQNASYSLLKRDDRATSSKPKAPFITSTLQQAASTRHSYGVKRTMGLAQRLYEGGYITYMRTDSTNLSKDAVESARGFIETKYGKDYLPEEPNVYGSKKGAQEAHEAIRPSDVNIMSGDLNGMDDDAKKLYELIWRQFVACQMMPAQYDSTKLTIAAGEYQLTAKGRTMRFPGWTKALPPMSKKSEDESNLPVLEAGEALELITVDPLQHFTKPPARFNEASLVKELEKRGIGRPSTYASIITTIQDRGYVKSENRRFFAEKMGEIVTERLTESFEELMNFDFTASMESQLDGVAEGKLNWIDVLNEFFGDFKKQLITAGAEVAEGGMRSNEMVITDIECPTCQREMGIRTATTGVFLGCTGYNLPPKERCKTTINLVSGEEAIDLLNENAETEALMAKRRCPKCSTAMDSYLIDETRKLHVCGNNPECTGYEIEKGEFKLKGYDGPVVECDRCMYDMQLKNGRFGKYMGCTNEECKNTRKILKSGEVAPPKEDPVFLPELECEKSDAYFVLRDGAAGIFLAANTFPKSRETRAPLIEELVRFRDRISEKFYYLADAPAQDPAGNKAIVRFSRKTKEQYVMTEVEKKATGWTAHYIAGKWVEEEKKKVVKKKKPATEK comes from the coding sequence ATGGGAAGATCTCTAGTAATTGTGGAATCGCCAGCAAAAGCGAAGACCATCAATAAATACCTTGGCAAAGACTACATTGTTAAATCAAGTGTTGGTCACGTGCGTGATTTACCGACAAGTGGTGGCGCAGCCAAAAAACGAGCGGGTGCACCGACGCTTGCTCAACAAACTAAAGGCATGACGCCTGAAGCGAAAGAGAAATTTAAGCAAAAACGTGATAAGAAAGCATTATACTCACGTATGGGCATCGACCCAGAAAATGATTGGGCAGCAACGTATCAGATTTTGCCTGGTAAAGAAAAAGTAGTTGCCGAATTACAACAACTGGCTGAAAAAGCAGATGTTATCTATCTCGCAACCGATTTAGACCGCGAGGGGGAAGCTATTGCATGGCACCTGCGGGAAATTATTGGTGGTGATGATTCTCGTTTTCAACGTGTTACGTTTAACGAAATTACCAAGACCGCGATCCAAGAAGCATTTGAACAACCGTCAGAACTGAACATTGATTGTGTTAATGCACAACAAGCGCGTCGTTTCTTAGATCGTGTTGTTGGCTACATGGTGTCGCCGTTACTTTGGCAAAAGATTGCCCGTGGTTTATCTGCTGGGCGAGTTCAGTCGGTAGCAGTGCGTTTAATCGTAGACAAAGAACGCGATATTAAAGCGTTCATCCCAGAAGAGTTTTGGGATATTCATACAGACTTAGTGACTTCACTTGGTGAACCATTACGTGTTGAAGCGGTTAAATATGCCGGTGAAGCGTTTAAACCCGTTAATGAAGCGCAAGCGACTAAAGCGGTTACTGACTTACAAAATGCCAGTTATTCGTTATTAAAACGTGATGATAGAGCAACAAGCAGTAAGCCAAAAGCACCATTCATCACGTCAACGCTACAGCAGGCTGCAAGTACGCGCCATAGCTATGGTGTTAAACGTACGATGGGTTTAGCGCAGCGTTTATATGAAGGTGGTTACATTACTTACATGCGTACTGACTCAACAAACTTGAGTAAAGACGCTGTAGAAAGTGCTCGCGGTTTTATTGAAACAAAATATGGTAAAGATTATTTACCTGAAGAACCGAATGTATACGGTTCTAAAAAAGGCGCACAAGAAGCCCATGAAGCGATCCGACCTTCTGATGTAAATATTATGTCAGGCGATCTGAACGGCATGGATGATGATGCGAAGAAATTATATGAATTAATTTGGCGTCAGTTTGTTGCTTGTCAAATGATGCCTGCGCAATATGATTCAACTAAATTGACTATTGCTGCTGGCGAGTATCAGCTTACCGCGAAGGGACGTACTATGCGTTTCCCTGGTTGGACTAAAGCGCTGCCACCAATGAGCAAGAAGTCTGAAGATGAAAGTAATTTACCTGTGCTTGAAGCCGGTGAAGCGCTTGAGTTGATTACGGTTGATCCACTACAACACTTTACTAAACCGCCAGCGCGTTTTAATGAAGCGTCGTTGGTTAAAGAATTAGAGAAACGTGGCATTGGTCGTCCATCGACGTATGCGTCGATTATCACGACAATTCAAGATCGTGGTTATGTGAAATCTGAAAACCGTCGTTTCTTTGCTGAAAAAATGGGTGAGATTGTTACTGAACGTCTAACCGAAAGTTTTGAAGAATTGATGAACTTTGATTTCACTGCAAGCATGGAGTCGCAACTTGATGGTGTTGCCGAAGGCAAGCTTAATTGGATTGATGTACTTAATGAATTCTTCGGTGACTTTAAGAAACAGTTGATAACAGCTGGCGCTGAAGTAGCTGAAGGCGGTATGCGCTCTAACGAAATGGTTATTACGGATATTGAATGTCCAACATGCCAACGTGAGATGGGTATCCGTACTGCTACAACAGGTGTATTCCTGGGTTGTACTGGTTACAATTTACCTCCAAAAGAGCGCTGTAAGACAACGATCAATCTAGTTTCTGGTGAAGAAGCGATTGATTTGCTTAATGAGAATGCTGAAACTGAAGCGCTTATGGCAAAACGTCGCTGTCCTAAATGTAGCACTGCAATGGATAGCTACCTGATTGACGAAACCCGTAAACTGCACGTTTGTGGTAATAACCCTGAATGTACTGGTTACGAAATAGAGAAAGGTGAATTCAAGCTGAAAGGCTATGATGGCCCTGTGGTTGAGTGTGACCGTTGTATGTATGATATGCAGCTTAAAAATGGCCGTTTCGGCAAATACATGGGCTGTACTAACGAAGAATGTAAGAATACACGTAAGATCCTGAAAAGTGGTGAAGTTGCGCCGCCAAAAGAAGATCCTGTTTTCCTTCCTGAATTGGAATGTGAAAAGTCGGATGCTTACTTTGTGCTACGTGACGGTGCTGCAGGTATCTTCTTAGCGGCGAATACTTTCCCTAAATCTCGAGAGACCCGTGCTCCCTTGATTGAAGAGTTAGTACGCTTTAGAGACCGTATTTCAGAGAAGTTTTATTACTTAGCAGATGCGCCAGCGCAAGACCCTGCCGGTAATAAAGCCATTGTACGCTTTAGTCGTAAAACCAAAGAGCAATATGTGATGACCGAAGTGGAGAAGAAAGCCACGGGTTGGACAGCGCATTACATTGCTGGTAAATGGGTTGAAGAAGAGAAAAAGAAAGTTGTGAAGAAGAAAAAGCCTGCAACTGAAAAGTAG